In the genome of Raphanus sativus cultivar WK10039 chromosome 4, ASM80110v3, whole genome shotgun sequence, one region contains:
- the LOC108813655 gene encoding lipid phosphate phosphatase 1: MVFGSLFAPLKFWGNTQEQEPQRGRMQEIDLGIHTIRSHGGGLASKHKHDWIILVILVGIEIGLQLISPFYRYVGKDMMTDLKYPFNDNTVPIWSVPIYAVLLPIIVFLCFYMKRTCVYDLHHSVLGLLFTVLITGIITDSIKLATGRPRPNFYWRCFPDGKEVYDALGGVVCHGEPGEVKEGHKSFPSGHTSWSFAGLGFLSLYLSSKVKAFNREGHVAKLCIVFAPLLAACLVGISRVDDYWHHWQDVFAGALIGLFVAAFCYRQFYPNPYHEEGWGPYAYFRAAQERGSQQNGDALRTMSLQVEPTSLENMESGTSTAPR; the protein is encoded by the exons ATGGTATTTGGATCGCTTTTCGCTCCTCTCAAATTCTGGGGAAATACTCAG gAGCAAGAGCCGCAGAGAGGAAGGATGCAAGAGATAGATCTTGGCATTCACACAATAAGAAGCCACGGAGGAGGTCTCGCCTCCAAACACAAGCACGACTGGATCATACTCGTGATCTTGGTGGGCATCGAGATCGGCTTGCAACTCATCTCTCCTTTCTACAGATACGTCGGCAAAGACATGATGACAGATCTCAAGTACCCTTTCAACGACAACACCGTCCCTATCTGGTCAGTGCCCATCTACGCAGTCCTGCTTCCTATCATAGTCTTCCTCTGCTTCTACATGAAGAGAACATGCGTGTACGATCTTCACCACAGCGTTCTCGGACTGCTGTTCACGGTTTTGATTACTGGTATCATCACCGACTCCATCAAGCTCGCAACCGGACGTCCTCGTCCTAACTTCTACTGGCGTTGTTTCCCTGACGGGAAAGAGGTGTACGATGCGTTAGGTGGTGTGGTATGCCATGGTGAACCGGGAGAAGTTAAAGAAGGTCATAAAAGCTTCCCGAGTGGACACACGTCTTGGTCATTCGCGGGACTTGGTTTCCTCTCGCTCTACTTGTCTAGCAAAGTCAAGGCCTTTAACAGAGAAGGACATGTGGCTAAGCTCTGCATCGTGTTCGCTCCTCTGCTCGCGGCTTGCCTCGTGGGGATATCGCGTGTGGATGACTACTGGCACCACTGGCAAGACGTCTTTGCTGGAGCTCTCATTGGTCTCTTTGTCGCTGCCTTCTGTTACCGTCAGTTTTACCCCAACCCTTACCATGAAGAAGGATGGGGTCCTTACGCGTATTTCAGAGCAGCACAGGAACGAGGGTCGCAACAAAACGGTGATGCGTTGAGGACGATGTCTCTGCAGGTGGAACCAACCTCTCTTGAAAACATGGAATCTGGCACTTCCACTGCTCCAAGATga
- the LOC108813654 gene encoding amino-acid permease BAT1 — MGGFSGDQSLTPSMDSGQARLKELGYKQELKRDLSVFSNFAISFSIISVLTGITTTYNTGLRFGGTVTLVYGWFVAGVFTMCVGLSMAEICSSYPTSGGLYYWSAMLAGPRWAPLASWMTGWFNIVGQWAVTASVDFSLAQLIQVIVLLSTGGKNGGGYEGSDYVVIAIHGGILFIHALLNSLPISVLSFIGQLAALWNLLGVVVLMILIPVVSTERATTKFVFTNFNSDNGLGITSYAYIFVLGLLMSQYTITGYDASAHMTEETIDADKNGPRGIISAIGISILFGWGYILGISYAVTDIPYLLSETNNSGGYAIAEIFYLAFKSRFGSGTGGIVCLGIVAVAVFFCGMSSVTSNSRMAYAFSRDGAMPLSPLWHKVNSREVPVNAVWLSASISFCMALTSLGSIVAFQAMVSIATIGLYIAYAIPIFLRVTLSRKTFAAGPFSLGRYGMVVGWVAVIWVATISVLFSLPVAYPVTAETLNYTPVAVAGLLAIILSYWLISARHWFTGPVSNILS; from the exons ATGGGAGGCTTCTCCGGTGATCAGTCTTTAACTCCCTCCATGGATTCCGGCCAAGCCCGCCTCAAGGAGCTCGGCTACAAGCAAGAGCTCAAGCGTGATCTGTC GGTCTTCTCCAATTTCGCTATCTCCTTCTCCATCATCTCGGTGCTAACCGGAATCACTACAACCTACAACACCGGTTTGAGATTTGGCGGTACAGTTACTCTTGTATACGGATGGTTCGTGGCTGGAGTGTTCACTATGTGTGTGGGGTTATCGATGGCTGAGATCTGCTCCTCGTACCCAACTTCCGGTGGTCTATACTACTGGAGTGCTATGCTCGCTGGCCCTCGATGGGCTCCTCTTGCTTCTTGGATGACCGGCTG GTTCAACATCGTTGGTCAG TGGGCAGTTACGGCTAGCGTTGACTTCTCTCTGGCACAGCTGATTCAAGTCATCGTGCTTCTCTCCACCGGCGGTAAAAACGGCGGCGGGTACGAAGGATCTGACTATGTTGTGATTGCCATCCATGGAGGAATCTTGTTCATACATGCACTTCTCAACAGCCTCCCTATCTCCGTCTTGTCTTTCATTGGACAGCTTGCTGCTCTCTGGAATCTACTCG GGGTTGTGGTGCTCATGATTCTGATTCCTGTGGTTTCTACCGAAAGAGCCACAACTAAGTTTGTCTTCACTAACTTCAACAGTGACAATGGACTCGGCATTACAAGCTACGCTTACATATTCGTTCTGGGGCTCCTCATGAGCCAGTACACTATTACAGGATATGATGCCTCTGCCCACATG actGAGGAGACGATTGATGCAGACAAGAATGGGCCAAGAGGAATAATAAGTGCAATTGGGATATCAATTCTGTTTGGATGGGGTTATATATTGGGCATAAGTTATGCTGTCACAGACATACCTTACCTCCTGAGTGAGACCAACAACTCTGGTGGGTACGCCATTGCTGAGATTTTCTACTTAGCTTTCAAGAGCAGGTTTGGGAGTGGTACTGGAGGAATCGTGTGCTTAGGCATTGTTGCAGTTGCTGTGTTTTTCTGTGGCATGAGCTCTGTTACCAGTAATTCTAG AATGGCTTATGCGTTTTCGAGAGATGGAGCGATGCCATTGTCTCCCTTATGGCACAAAGTGAACAGCAGAGAGGTTCCTGTTAACGCGGTTTGGCTCTCTGCTTCCATATCCTTCTGTATGGCCCTCACC TCACTGGGGAGTATAGTAGCGTTCCAAGCAATGGTGTCGATAGCAACGATTGGACTGTACATAGCATACGCAATACCGATTTTTCTAAGAGTTACACTGTCACGCAAAACCTTTGCAGCTGGACCATTTAGCCTTGGGAGGTACGGTATGGTGGTTGGGTGGGTGGCAGTCATATGGGTTGCAACCATCTCCGTCCTCTTCTCACTCCCCGTGGCATATCCTGTAACCGCTGAGACACTTAACTACACTCCAGTGGCAGTGGCTGGCTTGTTGGCCATAATCCTCTCGTATTGGCTTATAAGCGCCCGCCATTGGTTTACAGGCCCTGTCTCCAACATTCTTAGCTGA
- the LOC108832693 gene encoding E3 ubiquitin-protein ligase RHA2B: MGLQGQLSDVSSDSIPLMLVALLATLFKHVRSFFLRFSASNPHITDDDDHATSVTSGLVNLVVLADQLKLNRLFSYSYVDNAASDCIVCLSTLKTGEEVRKLDCRHVFHKHCLEGWLQHLNFSCPLCRSTLLAHGHGEGELISLHSAVTASH; encoded by the coding sequence ATGGGGTTACAAGGTCAACTCTCCGATGTTTCATCAGATTCAATCCCTCTGATGCTCGTCGCTCTCCTCGCTACTCTTTTCAAACACGTTCGCTCCTTCTTTCTCCGCTTCTCAGCCTCTAATCCTCATATCACCGACGACGACGACCATGCTACTTCCGTTACTTCAGGACTCGTGAACCTTGTCGTGCTAGCCGACCAGCTCAAACTCAACAGACTCTTCTCCTACAGCTACGTTGACAACGCCGCATCAGACTGCATCGTGTGTTTGTCTACGCTAAAGACCGGAGAAGAAGTGAGGAAACTGGATTGTAGACACGTGTTCCACAAGCACTGTTTGGAAGGTTGGTTACAACATCTCAATTTCAGTTGCCCGCTTTGTAGATCTACGTTGCTTGCACATGGACATGGAGAAGGTGAACTGATCTCTCTTCACTCAGCAGTCACTGCTTCTCATTGA
- the LOC108832692 gene encoding uncharacterized protein LOC108832692 has protein sequence MKQKYQGNQRVQSAQLQRLRRDFEVLEMKEGEAIAKYFSRVMLVVNDMRNLGEEMADSKVVEKILRTLVEKFTYVVCAIEESNDIKDLTVDGLQSSLMVHEQKLIRHVGEEHALKIEGRWKSDGSRGRGSANFRGR, from the coding sequence ATGAAGCAGAAGTACCAAGGGAACCAGAGGGTTCAAAGTGCTCAGTTACAGAGGCTAAGACGTGACTTTGAGGTGTTGGAGATGAAGGAAGGAGAAGCCATAGCAAAGTACTTCTCGAGAGTAATGCTTGTGGTGAATGACATGCGTAATCTTGGAGAAGAGATGGCTGACTCAAAGGTGGTAGAGAAGATTTTGAGAACGCTTGTTGAGAAGTTCACATATGTTGTGTGTGCGATTGAGGAATCCAACGACATAAAGGATCTTACGGTTGATGGATTGCAGAGCTCCTTAATGGTGCATGAGCAGAAGCTAATCAGACACGTAGGAGAAGAACATGCTCTGAAGATAGAGGGAAGATGGAAGTCTGATGGAAGTAGAGGTCGGGGAAGTGCCAACTTTAGAGGACGATGA
- the LOC108813304 gene encoding DExH-box ATP-dependent RNA helicase DExH5, mitochondrial, whose translation MKDRLPPPSLYVPPHQRLRSVPPDYAFHPLPISHTQSQKPLLPTTRYVSAYDDTVSEVAPSLPDPVAFHCANLDEWRRNLSMLLRDSAKQEVISREKKDRRDFDKLSALATSMGLYSHAYAKVVVFSKIPLPNYRFDLDDKRPMREVSVDTDLVKRVDAYLKDHLTKKPKRTNSFSRTSSTSSMATDEGLLDQPELPAASKTAMDKILWQRSIQLRDRQDYWEKSVEGQRMLECRRWLPAYKQRDAVLSAISQNQVIVVSGETGCGKTTQIPQFILESEIEANRGALCSIICTQPRKISAMSVSERVACERGEPLGESVGYKVRLEGVRGRDTRLLFCTTGILLRRLLVDRNLRGVTHVIVDEIHERGMNEDFLLIILKDLLPRRPELKLILMSATLDAELFSSYFGGAGVIHIPGFTYPVCSYFLEDILEISGYRLTPYNQIDDYGQERLWKMNKQIPKKRKSQIASVVEDALRAADLNEFSPGTRESLSLWNPDCIGFNLIEALLCHICENESPGGILVFMTGWDDISSLKDKLQNHPIFGNPNRVMLLACHGSMASFEQRLIFEEPANGVRKIVLATNIAETSITINDVTFVIDCGKAKETSYDALNNTPCLLPSWISKVSAQQRRGRAGRVQPGQCYHLYPKCVYDAFAEYQLPEILRTPLQSLCLQIKSLNFGAISEFLSRALQSPELLAVQKAIEYLKIIGALDENEQLTALGRYLAKLPMEPKLGKMLILGAILGCLDPILTVAAGLSVRDPFLTPLDKKDLAEAAKSQFSRDHSDHLALVRAYEGWKRAEEEAAVYDYCWKNFLSVQSMRAIDSLRKEFFSLLKDTGLIDGTPATCKSGGNDENLTRAVICYGLYPGICSVVHNERSFSLKTMEDGQVLLYSNSVNARETKIPYPWLVFNEKIKVNSIFVRDSTAVSDSVLILFGGSVSKGDFDGHLKMLGGYLDFFMKPAVAVMYQTLKKELDELIQSKLLNPKMDMQAHRDLLLAIRLLVSEDRCDGSFVFGRQPLQPLGTSAVSTQPTLVSRTESGPGGDNSKSQLQTMLTRAGHAAPMYKTKQLKNNKFQSTVEFNGTQIMGQPCSNKKSAEKDAAAEAIRWLMGGGKESHEHVNHMSNLLKRSKKDHL comes from the exons ATGAAGGATCGTCTCCCTCCTCCTTCCCTCTACGTTCCGCCTCACCAGCGACTTCGCTCCGTCCCTCCAGATTACGCGTTTCACCCTCTTCCTATCTCCCACACGCAATCACAAAAGCCACTCTTGCCTACTACTCGCTATGTCTCCGCCTACGATGACACCGTCTCCGAGGTTGCTCCTTCACTCCCCGACCCG GTTGCATTTCATTGTGCTAACTTGGATGAATGGAGAAGGAACTTGTCTATGCTTTTGCGCGATTCTGCCAAGCAAGAAGTTATTTCCAGGGAGAAGAAAGATCGAAGGGATTTTGATAAACTTTCTGCACTCGCTACAAGTATGGGCTTGTATAG TCATGCATATGCTAAGGTTGTTGTGTTTAGTAAGATCCCACTCCCCAACTATAGGTTTGATCTAGATGACAAGCGACCTATGAGGGAG GTGAGTGTGGACACGGACCTTGTTAAAAGAGTTGATGCTTACCTCAAAGACCACCTCACTAAAAAACCAAAGAGGACGAATTCCTTCTCAAGAACTAGTAGCACAAGCAGTATGGCCACCGATGAAGGGCTTCTTGACCAACCTGAGCTCCCGGCTGCCAGCAAGACGGCGATGGACAAAATTCTTTGgcaaaggagcatacagctGCGTGATCGACAAGACTATTGGGAG AAATCGGTAGAAGGTCAAAGAATGCTGGAATGTCGCAGATGGCTCCCTGCATATAAGCAGAGGGATGCTGTATTGTCAGCAATATCACAAAACCAG GTTATTGTTGTCTCTGGAGAAACAGGTTGTGGCAAGACCACACAGATTCCACAGTTCATATTAGAATCAGAGATTGAAGCAAACCGTGGAGCTTTATGCAGTATCATATGTACTCAACCAAGAAAAATATCTGCTATGTCTGTATCGGAGAGGGTTGCTTGCGAGAGAGGAGAGCCGTTGGGTGAATCC GTTGGATATAAAGTTCGATTGGAAGGTGTTAGAGGAAGAGATACTCGCCTACTCTTTTGCACCACAGGCATTCTGTTGAGAAGGTTGTTGGTAGATCGAAATTTAAGAGGAGTTACTCATGTTATCGTGGATGAAATTCATGAGCGTGGAATGAATGAAG atTTCTTGCTTATCATTCTTAAAGATCTCCTACCTCGCCGCCCAGAGCTTAAGCTGATTCTGATGAGTGCAACTTTAGATGCTGAACTTTTCTCCTCATACTTTGGTGGGGCAGGTGTTATTCACATTCCA GGCTTCACATATCCAGTATGTAGTTATTTCTTAGAGGATATTCTGGAGATTTCCGGGTACAGATTGACGCCGTACAATCAAATTGATGATTATGGTCAAGAAAGATTGTGGAAGATGAACAAACAGATCCCAAAGAAAAGGAAGAGTCAAATTGCCTCTGTTGTGGAG GATGCACTGAGAGCGGCCGACTTGAATGAGTTTAGTCCTGGGACTCGAGAGTCTTTATCTCTTTGGAATCCTGATTGTATTGGTTTTAATCTCATAGAAGCTCTCCTTTGCCATATATGTGAGAATGAGAGTCCAGGTGgtatattagtttttatgaCTGGATGGGATGATATCAGCTCTCTGAAAGATAAACTTCAGAATCATCCAATCTTTGGCAATCCAAATCGGGTTATGTTGCTTGCTTGCCATGGTTCTATGGCTAGCTTTGAGCag AGGTTAATATTTGAAGAACCTGCAAATGGAGTAAGAAAGATAGTTCTGGCCACTAATATCGCAGAAACGAGCATCACGATCAACGATGTTACTTTTGTTATCGACTGCGGAAAGGCAAAAGAGACCTCCTACGATGCATTAAATAACACCCCCTGTTTGCTTCCTTCTTGGATATCCAAGGTTTCAGCCCAGCAG AGAAGAGGAAGAGCTGGTCGTGTTCAACCTGGCCAGTGTTATCATCTGTACCCAAAGTGCGTATATGATGCTTTTGCAGAATATCAGTTGCCTGAAATTTTGAGGACGCCTTTACAGTCACTCTGTTTGCAAATCAAAAGCTTAAATTTCGGAGCCATATCTGAGTTCTTATCAAGGGCATTGCAATCTCCAGAACTGTTGGCG GTTCAAAAGGCCATTGAATATCTTAAGATAATAGGGGCATTGGATGAGAATGAACAGCTAACAGCTCTAG GTCGTTATTTGGCCAAGCTTCCCATGGAGCCAAAGCTTGGAAAAATGCTCATACTAGGAGCCATTCTAGGCTGCCTTGATCCCATATTGACTGTTGCGGCTGGTCTTAGTGTGAGAGATCCTTTCTTGACACCTTTGGACAAGAAAGAT CTAGCAGAAGCCGCAAAATCCCAGTTTTCACGTGATCACAGTGATCATCTTGCACTTGTTCGGGCATATGAGGGGTGGAAAAGAGCTGAGGAAGAAGCTGCCGTATATGATTACTGCTGGAAAAACTTTCTCTCAGTTCAGTCGATGAGAGCTATTGATTCTCTCCGAAAAGAGTTCTTCTCACTACTTAAGGATACCGGATTAATAGATGGAACTCCAGCGACCTGCAAGTCAGGAGGAAATGATGAGAATCTTACCCGAGCAGTTATTTGCTATGGATTGTATCCAGGAATCTGCTCGGTTGTG CATAATGAGAGATCATTTTCCCTGAAGACTATGGAGGATGGCCAAGTTCTTCTTTATTCA AATTCTGTAAATGCCCGGGAAACAAAAATACCATATCCATGGTTGGTTTTCAATGAGAAGATAAAAGTGAACTCTATCTTCGTGAGGGATTCAACAGCTGTCTCTGACTCTGTGCTTATCCTCTTTGGCGGTAGCGTTTCCAAAGGAGACTTT GATGGCCATCTGAAAATGTTGGGAGGATACTTGGATTTTTTCATGAAACCTGCTGTTGCAGTGATGTACCAAACCTTGAAGAAAGAGCTTGACGAGCTGATACAGAGCAAA CTACTTAATCCCAAAATGGACATGCAAGCACACCGTGACCTCTTATTGGCTATACGGTTATTGGTCTCTGAGGATAGATGTGATGGAAGCTTTGTGTTTGGTCGCCAACCACTTCAGCCTTTAGGAACGTCGGCAGTGTCAACACAACCGACATTGGTTTCAAGGACCGAAAGTGGGCCAGGGGGTGACAATTCCAAGAGTCAGCTCCAAACAATGCTCACAAGGGCTGGTCATGCAGCACCCATGTATAAGACAAAGCAACTGAAGAACAACAAGTTCCAATCCACAGTGGAGTTTAACGGGACGCAGATCATGGGACAGCCTTGCAGCAACAAGAAGAGTGCCGAGAAGGATGCTGCCGCTGAAGCGATACGATGGCTGATGGGTGGGGGTAAGGAAAGTCATGAGCACGTGAATCATATGTCAAACCTGCTGAAGAGAAGCAAGAAGGATCACCTCTGA